One stretch of Pigmentiphaga aceris DNA includes these proteins:
- a CDS encoding lysozyme inhibitor LprI family protein gives MRPTILLAATLLLPAAFPLTANAASFDCAKASTFVEHHICADPSLSALDERLSKVYRQVVDASPRPDAVRAEQRTWLREVRNGCTTPQCVSQAYSVRLDKLNAQARTEGSVKSDGKGAGSTVEIALEPVRSNTVVVKVPPALDVPAEVAHTAISATVPTPRSTIMFSYQILETSLQSRIAGNGGADITPPDGHTFVVVKYRYKNLTKQPIGSMRLPSLGLDLPDGRHDHPDVNASTAYAAASNLDTQLTNDANPVLNPGMTAVDADVFKVRKDLLTKPGWVLVIEADEDVKVPLTLRN, from the coding sequence ATGAGACCCACGATTCTTCTCGCGGCCACCTTGTTGCTGCCTGCTGCCTTCCCGTTGACGGCCAATGCCGCCAGCTTCGACTGCGCCAAGGCAAGCACTTTTGTTGAACACCACATCTGTGCCGACCCGTCGCTGTCGGCGCTGGACGAACGTCTGAGCAAGGTTTATCGGCAGGTGGTGGATGCATCCCCGCGCCCCGATGCCGTGCGGGCCGAGCAGCGCACATGGTTGCGCGAAGTGCGCAATGGCTGCACCACGCCGCAGTGCGTGTCGCAAGCCTACAGCGTGCGTCTGGACAAGCTGAATGCACAGGCGCGCACGGAAGGCAGCGTGAAATCGGACGGCAAGGGGGCAGGGTCCACTGTCGAGATCGCACTAGAACCGGTTCGCTCGAACACGGTAGTAGTCAAGGTGCCGCCGGCCTTGGACGTACCCGCTGAAGTTGCCCACACCGCCATTTCCGCGACGGTGCCGACACCGCGTTCAACCATAATGTTCTCGTACCAGATTCTGGAGACCAGTCTTCAGTCGCGCATCGCGGGAAATGGTGGTGCCGACATCACGCCGCCCGATGGCCATACCTTCGTGGTGGTGAAGTACCGCTACAAGAACCTGACGAAGCAGCCCATCGGGTCCATGCGTCTGCCCAGTCTGGGCCTGGATCTGCCGGACGGTCGGCATGATCATCCCGATGTGAATGCGTCGACCGCCTATGCGGCAGCGTCGAACCTGGACACGCAACTGACGAACGACGCAAACCCGGTGTTGAACCCCGGCATGACGGCAGTCGATGCCGATGTGTTCAAGGTGCGCAAGGACCTGCTGACCAAGCCGGGTTGGGTATTGGTGATCGAGGCCGACGAGGATGTGAAAGTGCCGCTGACGCTCAGGAATTGA
- a CDS encoding methionine ABC transporter ATP-binding protein, with product MSSVFRLENVSKTFSRSGDTVHALRSISLDIPAGSFFGIVGTSGAGKSTLLRLLNLLEKPSSGTIHFHDQPLHELKGAAVRQYLSKVPTIFQHFNLFHAKTVLENIAFPLEVRGIGKTARLKKAAELIELVGLQGKENAYPSQLSGGQKQRVGIARALVADAEVLLCDEATSALDSETTTIILDLLLKLKQQLNLTIILITHSWSVVRYAADSVTLIQDGNIIEAGSVRTLLHDADSYLGRQLLPAPDLGRNPDDGWVRYDLILSDVREQSTFFSEVARSLGITAAMVSGGVERLGGVDAARFKVDFDLRGKAASAQAALSAALREKSIVLGKVA from the coding sequence ATGAGCAGTGTGTTCCGCTTGGAAAACGTCTCGAAGACCTTCAGCAGGTCAGGCGATACCGTCCATGCACTTCGAAGCATCTCGCTCGACATTCCAGCGGGTTCTTTCTTCGGCATCGTGGGGACATCCGGGGCAGGCAAAAGCACGCTATTGCGCCTGCTCAACCTGCTGGAAAAGCCCAGCAGCGGCACCATCCATTTCCATGACCAGCCTCTGCACGAATTGAAGGGTGCAGCGGTACGCCAGTACCTGAGCAAGGTTCCGACGATCTTTCAGCACTTCAATCTGTTCCATGCCAAGACCGTGTTGGAGAACATCGCCTTCCCGCTTGAAGTGCGCGGAATTGGCAAAACCGCACGGCTGAAAAAGGCCGCAGAACTGATTGAACTGGTTGGCCTGCAAGGCAAGGAAAACGCCTACCCCTCACAACTGTCAGGTGGACAGAAGCAGCGTGTGGGCATCGCCCGCGCGCTGGTGGCCGACGCCGAAGTCCTGCTGTGCGATGAAGCCACCAGTGCGCTGGATTCAGAGACCACCACCATCATTCTGGACCTGCTGCTGAAGCTGAAGCAGCAGTTGAACCTGACCATCATCCTGATCACCCATTCGTGGTCCGTGGTGCGCTACGCCGCCGATTCGGTCACCTTGATTCAGGACGGCAATATCATCGAAGCCGGCAGCGTACGCACGCTGCTGCACGATGCAGATTCCTACCTGGGACGCCAACTGCTGCCCGCGCCCGACCTGGGGCGCAACCCCGACGACGGCTGGGTACGCTACGACCTGATCCTGTCCGACGTGCGTGAACAAAGCACGTTCTTTTCAGAGGTCGCACGCAGCCTGGGCATCACGGCAGCGATGGTGTCGGGTGGCGTCGAACGCCTGGGTGGGGTGGATGCGGCCCGCTTCAAGGTCGACTTCGACCTGCGGGGCAAGGCGGCATCTGCGCAAGCCGCGCTGTCGGCAGCATTGCGCGAAAAGAGCATCGTGCTTGGCAAGGTGGCATAA